From a region of the Phragmites australis chromosome 21, lpPhrAust1.1, whole genome shotgun sequence genome:
- the LOC133903219 gene encoding L10-interacting MYB domain-containing protein-like: MQMAASAEWPDERNRIVCEIFADEVRNGNCSSTHLNKVGYDNVIAKFEERTGIRYTKLQFKNKWDKLKREYSAWKLLLKQTGLGWDEAKGTVTTSIERWKQLKKDVKGSSKFEHRGLQNEDKMKIMFEDLRNTGEDHWDGSSGAAPTSPRGSND; the protein is encoded by the exons ATGCAGATGGCTGCTAGTGCTGAATGGCCTGATGAGAGAAATAGGATTGTTTGTGAAATCTTTGCTGACGAAGTTAGGAATGGAAATTGTTCAAGTACCCACTTGAACAAAGTAGGCTACGATAACGTTATTGCCAAATTTGAAGAGAGGACTGGCATACGTTACACAAAGCTGCAATTTAAGAATAAATGGGATAAGTTGAAGAGGGAGTATAGTGCATGGAAGCTATTGTTGAAACAAACTGGATTAGGCTGGGATGAAGCAAAGGGTACTGTCACTACTTCAATTGAAAGGTGGAAGCAGTTAAAGAAA GATGTTAAAGGAAGTAGCAAGTTTGAACATCGAGGACTTCAAAATGAAGATAAAATGAAGATTATGTTTGAAGACCTTCGAAATACTGGTGAAGACCATTGGGATGGTTCATCAGGTGCTGCTCCTACTAGTCCTCGTGGCTCCAATGAttag
- the LOC133903677 gene encoding uncharacterized protein LOC133903677, with protein MAQGRHQSGSGVEIGLLTAGSRRIPQPTHPPAAAARGLQSRLLRLWLMRSGRWLVAGEPRCCDGTLSCRLPSRPVSSRDCRFRIDLCLQVDKPKTLPSVSAPQTLCSVAEAASGSDGCPAKHQSVKEALGVSMPPSPSTSIGLMVGRQATPASPPAAFKPKGDYRRSARLQELPAGNDVPATEVDSMAKAMNRVAAKNLATLAKAPIITVKTLRYMVVDRVKVQPKNPKHTNKNETVIDYLISSEDEIEVAWDGPLLSHLVNEITEVDNEVELVSLGPVWHNSGFKFTLKVIQIHPENVSLMNSIQQ; from the exons ATGGCCCAGGGGCGGCATCAGTCTGGTTCTGGTGTCGAGATCGGGCTCCTCACGGCCGGCAGCCGCCGCATCCCGCAGCCCACTCACCCTCCGGCCGCTGCAGCCCGTGGTCTACAGTCGCGGCTGCTTCGCCTATGGCTGATGCGCAGTGGCAGGTGGCTGGTGGCGGGTGAACCCAGATGCTGCGACGGGACGCTCTCCTGCCGGCTTCCATCCAGGCCGGTGAGTTCTAGGGACTGCAGGTTCAGAATAGACCTCTGTCTTCAGGTGGACAAACCGAAGACCCTCCCTTCTGTTTCGGCGCCGCAGACTCTTTGCTCTGTTGCGGAGGCTGCTAGTGGTTCGGATGGCTGTCCTGCGAAACATCAGAGTGTGAAGGAGGCTTTGGGTGTAAGCATGCCGCCATCACCTTCCACTTCAATTGGGCTGATGGTGGGGCGGCAGGCCACTCCGGCCTCCCCTCCAGCTGCGTTCAAGCCTAAAGGAGACTATCGCCGCAGCGCACGCCTCCAAGAGCTCCCGGCTGGAAATGATGTTCCGGCGACAGAGGTTGACTCAATGGCTAAAGCGATGAACAGGGTGGCGGCAAAGAACCTAGCTACACTGGCAAAAGCACCCATAATAACAG TTAAAACGCTAAGGTATATGGTGGTTGATAGAGTGAAGGTTCAACCTAAAAATCCAAAACATACCAATAAAAATGAAACAGTTATTGATTATCTTATCTCAAGCGAAGATGAGATAGAGGTCGCGTGGGACGGTCCTCTCTTATCTCACCTTGTGAATGAGATCACAGAGGTAGATAATGAGGTGGAGTTGGTAAGCttagggcccgtttggcacAACTCTGGATTCAAATTCACCTTGAAAGTGATTCAAATTCACCCTGAAAATGTTTCTCTAATGAATTCGATTCAGCAGTGA
- the LOC133903794 gene encoding noroxomaritidine synthase-like, which produces MDAFFLSIELFLVICFLILYYYHLQSKKTSSLEPTEWPVVGHLPGLVANIHNLYDWATSILSDVDYNFEVRGGRTGLRYFVTCDPSNVRHIFTSNFANYPKGDTFAEIFDILGDGIFNADGESWRRQRVTSQMLLNGPQFRAFAARCCRDKVENSLLPFLAHTANEGRPCDLNNVFLRLALDLTCTLVSGVDPGCLAIGSPVVPSFARAMDDALETLFLRHITPAACWKLMKRLEVGQEKKMAAARRTIDSFVAATIEKRRAHKLKECISNSADLLSSFICNEDTSHNDDVFLRDTMVNLLVAGRDGTGLALSWFFYLISKNQRVEQKLLDELAPIASKKVADGAAGPSSGMVTFDASELSSLVYMHAALCECLRLYPPIPFEHKAVVDDDLLPSGQEVKAGDKILVLNYSMGRMEGVWGKDCMEFRPERWVTEEGKLRYEPSYKFISFNTGPRTCLGKEMAFMQMKTVAAPVLWNFAMDVVPGHVVEPKLSITLHMKNGLAVSVRRRDAYHGKLALD; this is translated from the coding sequence ATGGATGCGTTTTTCCTGTCCATAGAGCTGTTCCTAGTCATCTGCTTCCTCATCCTGTACTACTACCACCTGCAATCTAAGAAAACTAGCTCTTTGGAGCCGACCGAATGGCCAGTAGTTGGGCACCTCCCCGGCTTGGTCGCCAACATCCACAACTTATACGACTGGGCCACCAGCATCCTGAGCGACGTGGACTACAACTTCGAAGTTCGCGGTGGGCGCACCGGCCTGCGGTATTTCGTCACTTGCGACCCCTCCAATGTGCGCCACATCTTCACGTCCAACTTCGCCAACTACCCAAAAGGCGACACGTTCGCCGAGATCTTTGACATTCTTGGCGACGGCATCTTCAACGCCGATGGGGAGTCGTGGCGGCGCCAGCGGGTGACGTCCCAGATGCTCTTGAATGGTCCTCAGTTTCGCGCCTTCGCTGCACGGTGCTGCCGTGACAAGGTGGAGAACAGCCTCCTGCCTTTCCTCGCCCACACTGCTAATGAAGGACGGCCGTGTGATCTGAACAACGTGTTCCTGAGGCTAGCGTTGGACCTGACCTGCACCCTCGTCTCCGGTGTCGATCCTGGGTGTCTGGCGATCGGCTCGCCGGTGGTTCCCTCCTTTGCGCGTGCGATGGACGATGCGTTGGAGACTCTTTTCCTCCGGCACATCACCCCGGCGGCCTGCTGGAAGCTCATGAAGAGGCTGGAAGTAGGgcaggagaagaagatggcggCTGCTCGAAGGACGATTGACAGTTTCGTCGCCGCCACCATCGAAAAACGCAGGGCCCACAAGCTCAAGGAATGCATCAGTAACTCAGCCGACTTGCTGTCCTCGTTCATCTGTAACGAAGACACCAGCCACAACGATGACGTATTCTTGCGGGACACGATGGTGAACCTCTTGGTCGCCGGCCGCGACGGGACGGGCTTGGCGCTGTCGTGGTTCTTCTACCTCATCTCCAAGAACCAACGCGTCGAGCAGAAACTACTGGACGAGCTTGCGCCAATCGCTTCAAAGAAGGTCGCCGACGGTGCCGCTGGACCCAGCAGCGGCATGGTGACCTTCGACGCGAGCGAGCTCAGCAGCCTGGTGTACATGCACGCAGCATTGTGCGAGTGCTTGAGGCTGTACCCGCCCATCCCGTTCGAACACAAGGCGGTGGTAGACGACGACCTGCTGCCGAGCGGACAGGAGGTGAAGGCAGGCGATAAGATACTAGTGTTAAACTACTCCATGGGCAGGATGGAAGGCGTGTGGGGCAAGGACTGCATGGAGTTCCGGCCCGAGAGGTGGGTTACCGAGGAAGGGAAGCTGCGGTACGAGCCATCTTACAAGTTCATCTCCTTCAACACTGGGCCGCGGACGTGCCTCGGCAAGGAGATGGCGTTCATGCAGATGAAGACCGTGGCGGCGCCCGTGCTTTGGAACTTCGCCATGGATGTTGTGCCGGGGCACGTCGTGGAGCCCAAGCTGTCCATCACACTTCACATGAAGAATGGGCTCGCCGTCAGCGTCAGGAGAAGGGACGCCTACCACGGCAAGCTAGCTCTTGACTGA